The following nucleotide sequence is from Flavobacteriales bacterium.
GCTCTAACACCATTATCAATATCTTCAAAGCTTTCAAACTCAAGATCTGAGAGATAAGCAATAAGTATTTCACTCCAAGGTCGAAGTGGTTGAAACGAAAATAAAACCTCCTTATAGTTCATTAAAAAGCATTGATTATTTGACTAAAGTCATTAGCATTTAAAGATGCACCGCCTATTAAACCACCATCAACATCAGATTTAGAAAATATATCTTCTGCATTTGAAGGTTTACAACTACCACCATATAAAATAGAAAGGTTCTGCGCTATGTCGCTACCATACTTATCAGCAAACAAAGAGCGTATGTATGCATGCATCTCTTGTGCTTGATCTGAAGTTGCTGTTACACCTGTACCTATAGCCCAAACTGGTTCATACGCAATGACTACTTTTGACATATCATCTTCAGACAAATGAAATAAAGCCTCTTCTATTTGATTTTTTACCACCTCAAAGTGATTGCCTGACTCTCTCTCTGAAAGTAATTCACCACAGCAGTAAATAACATCTAAGTTATCGTTAAGACATAAATCTACTTTTTTAGCTAAATCTGAATTATTTTCAGCATGGTATGCCCTTCTTTCTGAATGTCCGAGAATAACGTATTTAGCACCAGTAGAAACAATCATCG
It contains:
- the tpiA gene encoding triose-phosphate isomerase; the protein is MRKKIVAGNWKMNKNLSEGVVLANELVEKIGALSTDVEVILGVPFTHLEKVASISDKFSVSAQNCSAHISGAYTGEISTTMIVSTGAKYVILGHSERRAYHAENNSDLAKKVDLCLNDNLDVIYCCGELLSERESGNHFEVVKNQIEEALFHLSEDDMSKVVIAYEPVWAIGTGVTATSDQAQEMHAYIRSLFADKYGSDIAQNLSILYGGSCKPSNAEDIFSKSDVDGGLIGGASLNANDFSQIINAF